A single Endozoicomonas sp. NE40 DNA region contains:
- the argB gene encoding acetylglutamate kinase, producing the protein MEQTTMPPATVTESVDFQDRALVLTEALPYLQQYAGKTIVVKYGGNAMENDELKRSFARSVVLLKAVGINPVVVHGGGPQIGEMLNRLNLESRFVQGMRVTDSSTMDVVQMVLGGLVNKEIVSLINSNGGRAVGITGKDGRFIRAKRLKVTHKTPEMTVPEIIDIGQVGEVESIDTSIVEMLQNSDFIPVIAPIGVDDAGASYNINADLVAGKLAEALKAEKLLLLTNTQGLLSKDGELLTGLNAEQVQALIDDGTIYGGMLPKIQCALSAVGNGVNTALIIDGRVPHALLLELLTDQGVGTLITGEHVETVSGCNG; encoded by the coding sequence GGAACAGACGACCATGCCCCCGGCAACAGTGACAGAAAGTGTGGATTTTCAGGACAGGGCGCTGGTGCTGACCGAAGCACTGCCTTACCTCCAGCAATACGCTGGCAAAACCATTGTCGTTAAATACGGCGGCAATGCGATGGAAAACGATGAACTGAAGCGCAGCTTTGCCCGCAGCGTGGTGTTGCTGAAAGCAGTGGGTATTAACCCGGTTGTGGTGCATGGTGGTGGTCCACAGATAGGCGAAATGCTGAATCGGCTGAATCTGGAAAGCCGGTTTGTTCAGGGAATGCGAGTGACTGACTCCAGCACAATGGACGTTGTTCAGATGGTGCTTGGCGGGTTGGTTAACAAGGAAATCGTATCCCTGATCAACAGCAATGGCGGCAGAGCGGTTGGCATTACCGGGAAAGATGGTCGGTTTATCCGGGCAAAACGTCTGAAAGTGACCCATAAAACGCCGGAAATGACAGTGCCTGAAATTATTGATATCGGGCAGGTGGGTGAAGTGGAGTCTATAGACACCAGCATTGTAGAAATGCTGCAAAACTCTGACTTCATTCCTGTCATTGCTCCCATTGGTGTCGATGATGCAGGCGCTTCTTACAATATCAATGCGGATCTGGTGGCAGGTAAGCTGGCAGAAGCCCTGAAGGCTGAAAAACTGCTGCTACTGACCAACACCCAGGGATTGCTGAGCAAGGATGGCGAGTTATTAACCGGCCTGAACGCTGAACAGGTTCAGGCCCTGATTGATGATGGCACCATTTATGGTGGCATGTTGCCCAAAATTCAGTGCGCCCTGAGCGCTGTCGGTAATGGGGTTAACACAGCACTGATCATTGACGGGCGAGTACCCCATGCATTGTTGCTGGAACTGTTAACCGACCAGGGCGTTGGCACCCTGATTACCGGAGAACACGTGGAGACGGTATCTGGTTGTAATGGTTAA
- the slmA gene encoding nucleoid occlusion factor SlmA has protein sequence MVKPQKISRKDQILQALAHMLETSPGVRITTSALAKEVGVSEAALYRHFPSKAKMFEGLIEFIEETLFSRIALILDDEPEALRRCEKILTLLLTFCERNPGLTRIINGDALAGEPDRLRHRMIQLFDRLETQVKQILREAEINEGLRTRSTVGTTANMILALAEGRISQFVRSEFKRKPTELWQDQWQDISTVVFR, from the coding sequence ATGGTTAAACCACAGAAAATTTCTCGCAAAGATCAAATCCTACAGGCTCTGGCACATATGCTGGAAACATCACCGGGAGTTCGAATCACTACTTCTGCCCTGGCTAAGGAAGTTGGCGTATCGGAAGCAGCGCTTTACCGGCACTTTCCCAGTAAGGCGAAAATGTTCGAGGGACTGATCGAGTTTATAGAAGAAACCCTGTTTTCCCGCATTGCGCTGATTCTGGATGACGAGCCGGAAGCCCTGAGACGTTGTGAAAAAATTCTGACGTTGTTGTTAACGTTCTGCGAACGTAACCCGGGGCTGACCCGTATCATCAATGGTGATGCCCTGGCGGGCGAGCCAGATCGTCTGCGCCATCGAATGATTCAGCTGTTTGACCGACTGGAAACCCAGGTCAAACAGATTTTGCGTGAAGCGGAGATCAATGAAGGCCTGCGTACCCGTTCAACAGTTGGTACGACTGCCAACATGATTCTGGCACTGGCTGAAGGCCGCATCAGCCAGTTTGTACGCAGTGAGTTTAAACGCAAGCCTACCGAACTGTGGCAGGATCAGTGGCAGGATATATCGACAGTTGTTTTCAGATAA
- a CDS encoding alpha-amylase family glycosyl hydrolase produces the protein MKKSLLAVSISVLLAGCLSTPERATPGKTVPSKDWVEVTAAQGKQESRLACNSETASELCDLRIFHIMTEAFVDGDPAKGFGDGYGTSHHRGDLAGVTQSLDYIKTSGFNAIWLTPVFHSAPITGQDVWADKLDATGYYASDFFAIDPRFGSMDDARTLVEEAHARGLYVFFDGVFGHFKNNANDYPSPSGLTLSESGAPQTSVGRQAIYPRDLDFFKEVATYWIRELKIDGWRLDQAYQVPVEFWPELRAAVEDASRSVTYKNDAGETVNPLGYMVAEIWNDAGYITETGYGTDETPALYSAFDFPVRTAVVQTFGSDKEGNHSRPATHLANAMGMSVNYPDHAMPNLMLSTHDVPRFGNLLKRAKLADYGSEDYWARHRAAMSFMAAYSGPLTMFYNEEIGVRTEDFAQPVSNDTCAMRGLCDDHVGRISGRADAFGLSEDEAALRNYFNQLMQLRDRHPALSKGTRTHIYSDDRIYIDRKDRGDEHLLYLVNVSAEDVQVQINGSAIGSEGSLTDLMDGSEVNVRQNVYTLQLKGFESRFLNIDSATEVQTDIGQVSTITDDMARCDIPDADGKGPLGKDMWVRGSYRGGNNFLATPDSRRFRYKGGDLYQVVVNESRSTAFSFKFASSNWSPEMAVKRSAPVQLGSIQDMTTASGYGTESSIVIPEPGEYVYSFRIDQTGRAGSLYVGRCQ, from the coding sequence ATGAAAAAGTCTCTTTTGGCTGTGAGTATCAGTGTATTGCTGGCTGGTTGCCTTTCTACACCAGAAAGAGCAACACCAGGAAAAACAGTGCCGTCAAAAGACTGGGTTGAGGTAACCGCTGCTCAGGGGAAGCAGGAAAGCCGGTTAGCCTGTAACAGTGAAACGGCTTCAGAGCTTTGTGATCTGCGTATTTTCCATATTATGACCGAAGCGTTTGTCGATGGTGACCCTGCAAAAGGGTTTGGTGACGGTTATGGCACCAGTCATCATCGCGGAGACCTGGCAGGTGTCACTCAATCCCTTGATTACATCAAAACGTCGGGTTTCAATGCCATCTGGCTGACGCCAGTTTTCCACAGCGCACCCATTACAGGACAAGATGTCTGGGCGGATAAGCTGGATGCCACAGGCTATTATGCCAGTGATTTTTTTGCGATTGACCCACGTTTTGGGTCCATGGACGATGCCCGGACTCTGGTCGAGGAAGCTCATGCCCGGGGGTTGTACGTATTCTTTGATGGTGTTTTCGGACACTTCAAAAATAATGCAAACGACTACCCTTCTCCTTCAGGCCTGACACTGTCGGAGAGCGGTGCGCCGCAAACCAGCGTTGGGCGTCAGGCAATCTATCCCCGGGATTTGGATTTCTTTAAAGAGGTAGCGACCTACTGGATCAGGGAGCTGAAGATTGATGGCTGGCGCCTGGATCAGGCCTATCAGGTACCCGTCGAGTTCTGGCCGGAGCTTCGGGCTGCGGTTGAAGACGCTTCCCGGTCGGTGACCTATAAAAACGATGCGGGCGAAACCGTTAACCCTTTAGGTTATATGGTTGCAGAGATCTGGAACGATGCCGGTTACATTACTGAAACTGGTTATGGCACGGATGAGACGCCCGCCTTGTATTCAGCTTTTGATTTCCCGGTCAGAACGGCAGTGGTGCAAACTTTTGGCAGCGACAAGGAAGGCAATCATAGCCGTCCGGCTACTCATCTTGCCAATGCCATGGGTATGTCAGTGAACTACCCCGATCATGCGATGCCTAACCTGATGCTCAGCACCCACGACGTCCCCCGTTTTGGAAACCTGCTAAAGCGCGCAAAACTGGCAGACTACGGTTCCGAAGACTACTGGGCAAGACATCGGGCAGCCATGAGTTTTATGGCCGCTTATTCTGGTCCTCTGACTATGTTCTATAACGAAGAAATCGGTGTACGAACAGAAGATTTTGCCCAACCTGTTTCAAACGACACTTGTGCGATGAGAGGACTGTGTGATGATCATGTTGGCAGGATTTCCGGGCGTGCGGATGCATTCGGGCTGTCAGAAGACGAAGCGGCTTTGCGTAACTATTTCAACCAGCTGATGCAACTGCGGGACAGGCATCCGGCGTTATCGAAAGGCACAAGAACGCATATCTATTCTGATGATCGAATCTATATTGATCGCAAAGACAGAGGCGATGAGCATCTGTTGTATCTGGTGAATGTCAGTGCAGAAGACGTGCAGGTTCAGATAAACGGTTCAGCTATAGGCAGTGAAGGCTCCCTGACTGATCTGATGGATGGATCTGAAGTTAATGTCAGGCAGAATGTTTACACCCTTCAGCTTAAGGGGTTTGAGAGTCGTTTTCTGAATATTGATTCTGCAACGGAGGTTCAGACAGATATTGGACAAGTGTCCACTATAACAGACGATATGGCCCGTTGTGATATTCCGGATGCAGATGGTAAGGGACCGCTGGGTAAAGACATGTGGGTACGGGGCAGCTACCGGGGAGGCAATAACTTTCTGGCGACTCCGGACAGTCGAAGATTCCGGTACAAGGGTGGTGATCTGTATCAGGTGGTGGTGAATGAATCTCGCTCTACCGCTTTTTCATTCAAGTTTGCCAGCTCAAACTGGAGCCCGGAAATGGCGGTAAAACGTTCGGCACCGGTACAGTTGGGAAGCATTCAGGATATGACAACGGCGTCAGGTTACGGTACTGAATCCAGCATTGTGATTCCGGAACCGGGTGAGTATGTCTACAGTTTCAGGATTGATCAGACCGGTCGTGCCGGAAGTCTGTATGTAGGTCGCTGCCAGTAA
- the pyrE gene encoding orotate phosphoribosyltransferase, protein MFDYQREFIEFALQQEVIRFGEFTLKSGRKSPYFFNAGLFNTGEAMSKLGKFYAQALVNSGIEFDILFGPAYKGIPLATATAVALSEQHGRNVPWCFNRKEVKDHGEGGNIVGASLEGRAIIVDDVISAGTAVREVMQIIEPSDAKPAAVMIALDRQEKGQGELSAIQEVERDFGIPVISIVKLKDLLTYVEGQEEFQQFAPAIRAYREQYGVE, encoded by the coding sequence ATGTTTGATTACCAGAGAGAATTTATCGAGTTTGCCCTGCAACAGGAAGTCATTCGATTTGGTGAATTTACACTCAAGTCCGGTCGTAAGTCCCCCTACTTTTTTAATGCCGGCCTTTTCAATACCGGCGAAGCCATGAGCAAGCTGGGTAAATTCTATGCCCAGGCACTGGTTAATTCCGGAATCGAATTCGATATTCTGTTTGGACCCGCCTATAAAGGCATTCCGCTGGCAACCGCAACAGCGGTGGCATTGTCTGAACAGCATGGGCGTAATGTCCCCTGGTGCTTCAACCGTAAGGAAGTGAAGGATCACGGCGAAGGCGGCAATATTGTAGGTGCATCTCTGGAAGGCCGTGCGATTATTGTCGATGACGTCATCAGTGCAGGAACTGCTGTCCGCGAAGTCATGCAGATCATTGAGCCTTCTGATGCCAAACCTGCCGCTGTAATGATAGCACTGGATCGTCAGGAAAAAGGCCAGGGTGAGCTGTCAGCCATTCAGGAAGTAGAGCGTGACTTTGGCATTCCGGTCATCAGCATCGTTAAGCTGAAAGACCTGCTGACCTATGTGGAAGGCCAGGAAGAATTCCAGCAGTTTGCACCGGCTATCCGCGCTTATCGTGAGCAGTACGGCGTAGAATAA
- a CDS encoding exodeoxyribonuclease III, translating into MRVISFNCEGINNAREKGLFDWLNEQDADVICLQDIREDDYTMEQDRFQLDGYFCYAYGGYQRPDRGGVAIYTRQAPKAIISGLGFPEADETGRYLQADFDKISIASLYVPEGHDDESQNFKYRFLDNYSHHLNKQRRKRREFIMAGTWNIAHRKIDVANWREQEEVSGFQPAERGWMEGLLGDMGFHDAYREMDRESGKYSYWEDDSLRNDNMGIRLDYQIITAGMRSRVLNGGIYKNQTFSKHGPVIIDYDWELSL; encoded by the coding sequence ATGAGAGTTATCAGTTTCAATTGCGAAGGCATTAATAACGCGCGAGAAAAAGGCCTGTTCGATTGGCTCAATGAGCAGGATGCCGATGTTATCTGTCTGCAGGACATCCGTGAGGATGACTATACGATGGAGCAGGACAGGTTCCAGCTCGATGGTTACTTCTGCTACGCCTACGGCGGCTATCAGAGACCAGACCGGGGCGGTGTTGCGATTTATACCCGTCAGGCTCCAAAAGCGATAATCAGCGGTCTGGGTTTCCCTGAAGCGGATGAAACAGGACGCTATCTGCAGGCGGATTTTGATAAGATCAGTATCGCCAGCCTGTACGTTCCTGAAGGTCATGACGACGAAAGTCAGAACTTTAAGTACCGCTTTCTGGACAATTATTCCCACCATCTGAACAAACAGCGTCGAAAGCGTCGTGAGTTTATTATGGCGGGTACCTGGAACATTGCTCATCGCAAGATTGATGTAGCCAACTGGCGTGAACAGGAAGAAGTGTCCGGCTTCCAGCCTGCTGAACGAGGCTGGATGGAAGGTTTGCTGGGTGATATGGGCTTCCACGACGCTTATCGTGAAATGGATCGTGAGTCGGGCAAATACAGTTATTGGGAAGATGATTCCCTGCGCAATGACAATATGGGTATTCGTCTGGACTATCAGATTATTACTGCCGGTATGCGCAGTCGTGTTCTGAATGGCGGTATCTACAAGAACCAGACCTTTTCCAAACACGGTCCGGTGATCATTGATTACGACTGGGAACTTAGCCTCTGA
- a CDS encoding AAA family ATPase translates to MLISIIGSHGTGKTTLINQLRRQPGTDWPVFADYYRSTAKNLGYSRPRDILLEDSPNKDNTITAMTSAALGAMQQWFNTSAPDGFIDLGPPALLAHQRYWMAVCKKTVSPYLLHLCRKISDQIDGYIYLPSNHFPIEKDAMRSADPIFQQDVDQWVKRCIQELEIPEQKLLSVSSRNIGERVKEASDWLTGLALTLQA, encoded by the coding sequence ATGCTGATTTCAATCATTGGCTCTCATGGCACCGGTAAAACGACCCTGATCAACCAGCTGCGCCGACAGCCCGGTACCGACTGGCCAGTGTTTGCTGATTACTACAGAAGTACCGCCAAAAATCTGGGTTACAGCCGGCCAAGGGATATTCTGCTGGAAGACAGCCCGAACAAGGACAACACGATTACTGCCATGACATCGGCAGCACTGGGAGCTATGCAACAATGGTTCAATACTTCAGCCCCTGACGGGTTTATTGACCTTGGTCCGCCCGCCCTGCTGGCTCACCAGCGTTACTGGATGGCTGTCTGCAAAAAAACCGTCTCGCCTTATTTGTTACACCTCTGCCGAAAAATCTCGGATCAGATCGACGGTTACATTTATCTGCCCAGCAATCATTTTCCTATTGAAAAGGATGCCATGCGTTCAGCAGACCCGATTTTTCAGCAGGACGTGGATCAATGGGTTAAACGGTGCATTCAGGAGCTGGAAATACCTGAACAGAAACTGCTGTCAGTCAGCAGTAGAAACATTGGGGAGAGAGTAAAGGAAGCGTCTGACTGGTTAACCGGTTTAGCTCTCACGCTTCAGGCGTGA